Proteins encoded in a region of the Gammaproteobacteria bacterium CG11_big_fil_rev_8_21_14_0_20_46_22 genome:
- the rfbG gene encoding CDP-glucose 4,6-dehydratase — translation MNNTFWKNKKVLLTGHTGFKGTWLSLWLKELGAEVFGYALSPNTDPSLFNLLDMPALINHCVGDVRDLDALQARMSAVQPDIVIHMASQPLVRFSYEYPLETYSINVMGTAHILEAVKACPSVRVVINVTTDKCYENKEWIWGYRESEPLGGYDPYSSSKACSELVTAAYRASYFNPEKIEEHQTSIATARAGNVIGGGDWANDRLIPDIVTSLLGNKPVLVRNPKAIRPWQHVLEPLMGYLLLAESMWNEPGIFSSAWNFGPHVEDVKPVGYIVERMIDGWGQGAAWEHDKSSHPHEAHYLQLDSAKARKFLGWTPLWSLDHALDAIVEWYKAYACGADIFELTLAQIRAFQHQFSEKGSFV, via the coding sequence GTGAATAACACGTTTTGGAAAAATAAAAAGGTACTACTTACAGGGCATACCGGTTTCAAGGGCACCTGGTTGAGCTTGTGGTTAAAGGAATTAGGGGCAGAGGTTTTTGGTTATGCCTTGTCACCCAATACCGATCCTTCACTGTTTAACCTTCTTGATATGCCGGCTTTAATCAATCATTGTGTTGGTGATGTGCGTGATCTTGATGCATTACAGGCTCGCATGAGTGCTGTTCAACCTGATATTGTTATTCATATGGCCTCACAGCCACTTGTCCGTTTTTCATACGAATACCCTCTTGAAACGTACAGTATTAATGTTATGGGTACAGCGCATATTCTTGAGGCTGTAAAAGCGTGTCCGTCTGTCAGGGTGGTGATTAATGTCACGACTGACAAGTGCTACGAGAATAAAGAGTGGATTTGGGGCTATCGAGAGAGCGAGCCGTTGGGAGGGTATGACCCTTATAGTAGCAGCAAAGCTTGTTCGGAACTTGTCACCGCGGCTTATAGGGCTTCATATTTTAATCCTGAAAAAATTGAAGAGCATCAAACGTCGATTGCAACAGCAAGGGCGGGTAATGTTATTGGTGGTGGTGATTGGGCAAATGACCGCCTAATTCCCGATATTGTAACCTCGTTGCTTGGTAATAAGCCGGTACTTGTGAGAAACCCTAAAGCGATTAGGCCTTGGCAGCACGTTTTAGAGCCACTGATGGGGTATTTATTATTGGCTGAAAGTATGTGGAACGAGCCGGGGATTTTTTCATCTGCCTGGAATTTTGGCCCTCATGTCGAAGATGTTAAGCCGGTGGGCTACATTGTTGAGCGGATGATTGATGGCTGGGGGCAAGGTGCGGCTTGGGAGCATGATAAATCTTCGCACCCGCATGAGGCTCATTACCTTCAGCTGGATAGTGCAAAAGCAAGAAAATTTCTGGGTTGGACGCCACTATGGTCGCTGGATCATGCTTTGGACGCTATCGTTGAGTGGTATAAGGCATATGCTTGTGGGGCTGATATCTTTGAGCTAACATTGGCGCAAATTCGCGCTTTTCAACATCAATTTTCTGAAAAAGGGTCTTTTGTATGA